Within Candidatus Dependentiae bacterium, the genomic segment ATTTGGCAGTCGCTACGTATTGGCAAAAGAGTTTGACGATACCGGCAACTATACTCAAAGCACTGTACCATTAATCAATCGCACGACGCTCCTTGCTGACATCAGCGTTGATGTACAACTTGATATTGCACTCATGTTTGCATTTGAATTTAAACAATGGACATTTGATATCGGTTATGATGGATGGGCACGCAGCCGCGAACGCATAGATCTGCTCGAATGCCTACCCGAGGATATTGTTGGACTGAAAGGAATTCAAAATGTTGCATTACAAATGGGCGGACCATCAAATGTCACACAAAGTGCAGCAACCCTACACGGTAATGAATTTAGTGAACAAGTAAATGTCGCCGATCCGGATTCACCGGTATTTACCAACCAACCGCAAGTTGATATTAATTCAGGTGCATCATCTCGCATGCTCACACATAAAATTTTTGGTAATATCAACCGTGCATGGCATCGCTTTGAACCCTGTGCATTACAACCATTTTTAGGCATTGGTATCGAAGTTGAATTTGAAGGACAACGCCCTAAAGATCTGCAACCGAATAAACTCGCAATGTCACAATGGGGCGTGTGGTTAAAAACCGGTGTTGGATATTAAACAATTGACTATATTAGTTTTTTATATTCATCAGCAAGCGCATAGGTTCTTAACTTTTTAGATGGATTTACAATAACCAAAAATTCATCTAAAACCCATTGTTTGCACAAATGACGTGCCGTTCGTGATTTTATATTAAAAAAATCTTGGACATCTTTTGCAGTGATTTCTGATTCATGCACAAACAGTGTTAATAATGCGCGCTTACGCGCATCTAAATGACGTATTTCTTTAGCAATATCTTTATTACGATTTAGATTACCGAGCGCTCGCCGCTTTACCGTTTCAAAACTTTTGAGCATACTGCGGCAAAAATATTCTACCCATGAAGTAATATCCGATTCTGCTCGCCCCATATAATAATTATGTGATGGACCCACCGTCAGTGAACGATAATAAGATACGAGATCTTTTGCGTAATATTCTTCCAAGCAATAAATACCTTTTAAATCATAACCACCCTGATGCAAAATTAATGTAGCAAGCAAACGGGCGGTTCTGCCATTGCCATCATAATATGGATGAATAGTTACAAACTGATAATGCACTATACCTGCAATTAAAGGAACCGG encodes:
- a CDS encoding Fic family protein, with the translated sequence MFEPVYSITPLIAKLLMRISGLKQDIDLAPITPTMLAHLRATARMSTIHYSTKIEGNRLTLDQVKELIKKGGSVGRKRDENEVLGYYAALDQVDTLAKKKKITQKDIQHIHAIVMNGGKKRIKQTPYRDGQNVIKDGATGDIVYLPPEAHDVVQLMQEMVDWINDAPNHDIPVPLIAGIVHYQFVTIHPYYDGNGRTARLLATLILHQGGYDLKGIYCLEEYYAKDLVSYYRSLTVGPSHNYYMGRAESDITSWVEYFCRSMLKSFETVKRRALGNLNRNKDIAKEIRHLDARKRALLTLFVHESEITAKDVQDFFNIKSRTARHLCKQWVLDEFLVIVNPSKKLRTYALADEYKKLI